GCGCGGCAAAACCGGTGACGCTCGTACGTTCCTCCTGGGGCTGATCGCCGGCGGGCTCCTGCTGGCCGCCGACCTCGGCTGGCCGGGCCTGCTGGTCGCGGTGGCGGTGATCGGCGGATGTACGGGGCCGTTGGTGGCCATGGTCTCGGTCAACCTGCAGCGACTGCTGCCGAGGAGCCGGCGCGCCGCCGGGTTTTCCTTGTCGTTCACCGTACAGGCGTGTGGATTCGGACTCGGTTCGTTGGCGGTCGGCGTGCTGCCCTTGTGGCTCGCTCCGTTGTTCGGTGTGTGCTCCGCACTGATCGCCGCGGTGAGCCTGAGTGGACGGCCGGTTCGCGTCGCGACGGAAGGTGTTGAGCACGGATGAGCGGGCCGATGGAGATGATCGCCTTGCGCAGGGGCCACCGGCTGGCCGTCCGGCGGGCTGGGCACGGGGGCGTACCGCTGCTGCTGGTGCATGGTTTTCCGTGCACCAGCCTGATCTGGTCGCACAACATCGGACCGTTGGCCGCCGCCGGTTTCGACGTCGCCGCACCTGACCTGCGCGGCTATGGCGGCTCGGACTTCGCTCCGGACGGCTTCTATGACCTGGCCGCGTTCAGCACCGACCTGGCCGAGTTGCTCGACGCGCTCGGCTGGAGCCGCGCGGTCGTGGTCGCCCACGATCTCGGCGCGGCCATCACCATGGACTTCGCCAACCGGTTCGCCGAGCGCGTGGACCGCGTCGTGCTGCTGGACGGCACCACACCTGACCTCGCCGATGCGTACGCGGCTGCCGGCATTCCGGCGTCGCCGCCGGTCTCGCCGGTCTTCGACTACCAGGTCAACCAGGGCCTGCATGCGGACGAGTTGCTCGACCAGCTCAACACGCCGCAACGCCGGCGCCGTTATGTCGGCGAGTTCTTCGGCCACCGGCTCTGGTCGCCGGCCGGCGCGTTCAGCGACGCCGACCGGGATCTGCTCACCGCCGCGTACGCGGACGCCGACCGGCTGCGAGTGGCGTTCGCCGACTACGAGGTGGTCATGGGCCAGCGCGCCGTGTCCGCGCCGGCGATCGAGGACCAGCCCGTACGGCAGCCGACGATGATGCTGGTCGGCGCCGACGCGGTGACTCTCGGCAGCCACATCGAGCAGCGATGCGCGATCGCCTATCCGGACCTGGTCGGTCCGTTCTGGGTGAGCGGCGCCGGCCATTTCCTGAGCTGGGAGAAGCCGACGCTGGTCAACCGCGCGGTCCGGTTTTTCTGCGCCGACCTGCTCGGCTGACCTACAGCAGCTTTTTCTGCACTTTTCCCATGGCGTTGCGGGGAAGCGCGTCGAGCACACGCACTCGGCGCGGCCTTTTGTGTATGGACAAATGCGAGGCGACGAAATCGATCAGCGTACGTTCGTCGACGGACTCACGTACGACGACGTACGCGACGATTTCCTCGCCGAGATCGTCGTGCGGCACACCGACGACCGCCGCCTCCGCCACCGCCGGATGCGCGAGCAACGCGTTTTCCACCTCTCCGGCGCCAACGCGATAGCCGCCGGTCTTGATCAGGTCGGTGGACGCACGTCCGACGATCTTGTGCCAGCCGTCCGGCTCGATGGTCGCGACGTCACCGGTGCGAAACCAGCCGTCTTCCGCGAAAGACTCGGCGGTCGCGTCCGGCCGGCCGAGATAACCACCGAAAAGCTGCGGACCGCGCACCTGCAGGTGACCGACCGTCGCGCCGTCGAACGGCCTGCCGGCGTCGTCGACGAGCCGCGTTTCCATGCCGTGCACCGGAAAGCCGACATATCCCGGCCGCCGTTCGCCGGACGCGCGAGCGCTCACCGTGATCAGCGTTTCGGTCATGCCGTACCGCTCGACCGGCGCCTGGCCGGCCAGCGCCGCCAGCCGTTCGAAGACCGGCACCGGAAGCGGAGCGCTGCCGGAGACCAGCAACCGCGCGCCAGACAGAGCGCGCGCCGACGACTCGTCGGCGCAGATCCGCGACCAGACGGTCGGCACGCCGAAATACATCGTGCCGCCGGCCGCCGCGTAGGCCTCCGGCTTCGGCCGTACGGTGTGCACGAGGTTGCCGCCGACCCGCAGCGGACCCAGCACACCGAGCACCAGGCCGTGCACGTGGAACAGGGGCAGTCCGTGCGCCAACGTGTCCGCCGGCGTCCAGTCCCACGCGTCGGCCAGCGCGTCGAGACCGGCCGCCAGCGCGCGATGCGACAGCTGTACGCCCTTCGGCACGCCGGTCGTGCCGCTCGTGTAAAGGATCAGGCCGGTCCGCTCCTCGTCCACGGCCGGCAGTGAGCCGCCCGACCGCGCGGACAGATCGACCGGCACGAGCGGCAGGTCGTCGGTCGTACGCTCCGGAGCCGCCAGCACGAGCGCGGCGCCGGAGTCGTTGAGGATGTGCGCGCGCTCCGCCTTGCCGGAGTCCGGCGGCACCGGCACGACCGGCACGCCGGCACGCAGGCCGGCGACGACGGCGACGATCGTGTGCACGCTCGCGGTGGCGTCGACCGCGACCGCCGGCGCGCCGACGATCCGCTCGGCCAGCGCGTCGGCGGCGGCGCCCAGATCACTGTGTGTCATGGAATCGGCGCCGACTCGTACCACTGCGTCCGGAGCGGAGTAAAGCGACGTTAAGGGCATGCACATCAACGTATCCCGGTCATTTGGTTGCCTGTCACCGTTATGAAATTCGCCTCTCGAGCGCGCTGTGAACCAGCTGAGAGCCACCGGTAGGGTTGGTCACCGTGGCTCGCGATAACGGATTGTACGGAGACGACAGACAGCGGCTCGCCAGGCGAGAAATACTGCGGCTGAGCGCTGCCGGCGCGGTCGCGCTCGGCGCCGCCGCGTGCTCTCCGAGCCAGCCGACCACGACGGCGAGCTCCGCGAAACCGCCAACCCAGGCGCCGAGTCCGACGCCGTCACCGACCCCGTCGCCGACGCCGTCGGACACCGGGCCGACGACGCTGCCGGTGCAGAAAAAGGCCATCCACACACTGAAGGAATACCAGCAGATCGTGCCGGGGACCGATCCGTTCCCGTCCAACGCCGTCGCGCTCACCATCGACGACGGCCCGCACGCGGTCTGGACGCCGAAGATCCTCCGGCTGCTGGAGCAATACGACGTGAAGGCGACCTTCTGTCAGATCGGCCAGAACGCGAAGGGCCACGCCGACCTCTCCAAGGCGATCGCCAGCGAGGGCCACCACATCGCCAACCACACGTACACACATCCGCAGCCGCTGTCGAAGAAGCCGCTCAAGACCATCCACAACGAGCTGGCCACGGCGCAGTCGTACATCGAGAACGCCTCCGGCTACGTGCCGCACCTGTTCCGCTCGCCGGGCGGTGACTGGTCGGCGGCGATCTTCAAGCAGGCCGCCGAGATGGGCCTGCTGTGCATCGACTGGGAGGTCGACCCGAAGGACTGGACGCGGCCTGGTACGGACCTGATCCGGCTGCGGCTGCTCAAGGCCAAACCCGGCGACATCCTGCTCTGCCACGACGGCGGCGGCGATCGGTCGCAGACGTACGCGGCGCTGAGCAAGGTGCTGCCGGTGCTCAAGTCGCGCGGCCTGCAGTTCGTACCGCTGCCCAACCCGAAGTCGGCGGCCGGCTAGTGTCCCGAGTCTGACTCGGGACGCTAGGGGCCCGTCTCCATGTTCCGGGGGATGAGAGGCGTTTGGACTCGGCTATCGCCCCGCGGAATATGGAGACAGGCCCCTAGAGATGCAGGCCGCACTCGGTCTTCTCGCGGCCGGCCCACCGGCCGGAGCGTACGTCCTGGCCGCGCTCCACGCGTTGCGTACAAGGTGCGCAGCCAATGGACGGAAACCCCTGCGCCACCAGCGGATTCACGATCACGTCGCGCTCGGCGACGTACGCGGCCACGTCGTCGGCGGTCCAGCAGGCCAGCGGGTTGACCTTCACCTTGGCCCGCTTGGTGTCCCAGCCGACCACCGGCGAGAGCGCGCGAGACGGCGACTCGTCGCGGCGCAGACCCGCACCCCACGCCAGGTACGGGTCCAGCGCGCTGTTCAGCGGCGCGACCTTCCGCATCGCGCAGCACGCATCGGGATCGCGCGCGTAAAGGCTCTGGCCGTACTTCTCGTTTTGGTCAGCCACCGACAAAGCCGGCTTCACCGTCACGACGTTCACGTTCAGTGTCCGCGCCACCCGGTCGCGGGTCTGCAGGGTTTGGACGAAGTGATAGCCGGTGTCCAGGAACACCACGTCGATCGCGGCCGGAAGCACGTCCGATGCCAGCGTCGCCAGTACGGCGTCACCCATCGACGACGTCACACAAAACTTGCTGCCGAAAGTGGCCCAGGCCCACCGCAACACGTCGTGGGGGAGCGCGCCTTCCAGGTCACGACCCGCGTCGAGCGCCAGCTCGCGCAGGTCATCGGTGCCCAACTCGGCCGTACGCGGCCGTGGCAGAGCGACAGTCATGAGATCTCCTCGGTGGCGGGCCGGTTCGTACCGACGAACCGCAGCTGCCACGTACGCAGGCAGGAATCACAGCGATAGACGTACGGTTGCTCACCTGCGGGCCGGATGTCCTCGTCCCCGCAGTAGGGGCAATAGAACGGCGTCGCGCGCTCGCTCACCTAGACCAGCCAGGCCTCGTCGGCGCGCGCGATGTACGCCGCGAACGTCTCGTCCGGCTCCCGGCGGTCGAGATAGCCGCGCAGGATCCGCTCGCAGTAGTCGGGCAGCTCCTCTGCGGTCACCTTCAGGCCACGGAACTTACGGCCAAACCGCGGATCGGCGCCGAGCTGGCCGCCGAGATGCACCTGGAAACCCTCGACGGATTCCTTCTTGTCGTTACGCACCATCGACCCCTTGAAGCCGATGTCGGCGGTCTGGAATCGCGCGCACGAGTTGGGGCAGCCGTTGACGTTGATGCTCAGCGGCGTGTCGAAGTCCGGCAGCCGGCGTTCCAGCTCCTGATAGAGCCATTCGCCGCGCAGCTTGGTCTCGACTATCGCCAGCTTGCAGAACTCGATGCCGGTGCAGGCCATCGTGCCGCGCCGGAACACGCTCGGTTTCACCTGCAGGCCAAGCGAATCCAGCTCGGTGGTCAGGCCGTCGGTGTCGGTGACGTCCAGGATGACCAGCTTCTGTTGCGCGGTCGCGCGGATCCGGCCGTCGCCGTACGTCTCCGCCAGAGTCGCGACCTTTTCCAGCAGTGTCCCGGAAACCCGGCCGACGCTCGGCGCGAAGCCGACCGCAAACCTGCCGTCGCGTTGTTTGCTGAGGCCGACGTGGTCGCGCTGGGTGGCCGGCAGGTCGGGCTCCGCACCATCCGGCAGGGCATAGCCGAGATATTCCTTCTCCAGCACCTCGCGGAACTTCTCCGCGCCCCAGTCCGAGACCAGAAACTTCAGCCGCGCGTGGTTGCGGGACCGCCGATAGCCGTAGTCGCGGAACACGCTGGTGACGCCGACCCACACCTCGGAAACCTGCTCCGGCCGTACGAAGGTCCCCAGCCGCTGCGCGAAATGCGGGTTGGTCGACAGGCCGCCGCCGACCCACAGGTCATAGCCCGGCTCGCCGTCTTCGTTGACGACGCCGACGAAAGCCACGTCGTTGATCTCGTGATTGGTGCACTGCTCGGCACATCCGGAGATCGACGACTTGTATTTCCTCGGCAGGTTGGAAAACTCCGGGTCACCGATGTAGCGAGCGGACACCTCGCGCACTGCCGGCGAGGCATCCAGCACCTCTTCCTCCAGGACACCGGCGAGCGGACAGCCGAGGATGACGCGCGGCGTGTCACCGCAGGCCTCGGTCGTGCTCAGGCCGACGGCTTCCAACCGGCGCCAGATCTCCGGTACGTTCTCGATCTGGATCCAGTGCAGCTGGATGTTCTGCCGGTCGGTGATGTCCGCGGTGTCCCGGCCAAACTCGGTCGAGATGCCGGCGATGACCCGCAGTTGCTCGCTGGTGAGCGCACCGCCGTCGATGCGTACGCGCAGCATGAAGTAGCGGTCGTCGAGCTCCTCCGGCTCCAGCAGCGCGGTCTTGCCGCCGGGGATGTCCGGCGCGCGCTGCGTGTAGAGGCCATACCAGCGGAAACGTCCCCGCAGGTCGGCCGGGTCGATGGAGTCGAAGCCGTTGCGCGCGTAGATCTTCTCGATCCGCTCGCGCACGTTGAGCGGGTTGTTGTCCCGCTTGCTGCGCTCGTTCGGGTTCAGCGGCTCGCGGTAACCCAGAGCCCACTGGCCCTGGCCGCGGGTGGTGCGGGCCATGGAAGTCCCTCTTGGAGGTCGACGGCGTACGACAGGCGCGGGTCACCCGCGCGAAAATGCGTCGGAAACTCAGCGTGCGAAGAAGCTGGTTACGCCGGACAGACCGCGCTGAGCACGCGCTGCAGGTCGATGTGCAGGCGTGCGGTCAGGAAGGCTCCTGGCGACGGCATACCCACCAGCATGCCACAGCTTGCTCGGTTACGGAGATAACTGTGGTGCGGCCCGCTCGGTTAGGGTCGCCTCAGTCTCAGTATCTGGTCTGCAGCCGGATGGTCAGCCAGCCGACCAACGCCGACACCAGTCCGCCGGCGACGATCATCAGACCGAGCGCCTGGATCAACCCGATCAGGTCCCAGGTCGGGATGACCCCGTTGATGCCGTTGACGCCGAACAGGTTGTCCACCAGGAAAAACTTCGAGCCGAGCAGCACCAGCCAGCCGAGCACCGCGCCGATCGTGCCGGCGACCGTCGCGAACAGCACAAACGGCAACTGCACGAAGAAATGCGATGCGCCGACCAGCCGCATGACGGCCACCTCGCGGCGGCGGCTGTACGCGGCGACCTGGATCATGTTGGTGATCAGCAGCACCGCGGCGATCGCCTCGACGATCGCGATCGCGGTCGCGCCGAGGCGCAACGTACCGAAAGTGTCGAAAATGTTCTGGATCAGCCGCCGCTGGTCGACGATCTGGTCGACGCCTGGCCGGCTCGCGTACGAGCCGAGCGCGGTCACGAACAACGTCGGGTCCTTCAGCTTCACCCGGAACGACGCCGGCAGCTGCGTGGGCGTGACCTGAGCCAGCAGGTCGGGGGAGTCCCTGAAGTTCTCCCGGAACTCGGCGTACGCCGCCTCCTTGCTCTGGTAGGCGACGCTGACCACCAACGGGTTGCCTTTCAGGCTCGCCTGCAGCTGGTTGCGCTGGTCGTCGGTGATGCCGTCCTTCAGGAAGATCGACACGCCGACCCGGCTGGCGTAGTAGTCCTGCATCTCGCCGACCTGGCGAAAGATCAGGAAGCTGGCGCCGAGCAGGGCCAGCGAGATCGCCGCGGTGAGGATCATCGCCATCGTCATCGCGATGTTGCGGCGCAGGTCGGCGGCGACCTCGGACAAGACGAACCTGGAGCGCATGCCGGTAACCTATACCCGACACGGTACGTGTTCTCGCGCGCTGGTTTTATCGCTAAATAGGTCGAATGCTGGTGCGGTGGCGTTTCGCCAATGCCTGATATATGTCCGGATTCGTACGGACCCATCCCTCGGCGCCTGGTGTGAGCGGACCGCGTTGCTGGCCAGCTGCGCCGACGAACATCGTCTCCGGCGCGACCATGGTGTTGGGCGGCACCAGTGTGCCGGCCGCGATCAGCGCCCGGTCGCCGATCCTGGCGCCGTCCTGCACGGTCGCGTTGTTACCGATCAACGCCTCGGCGCCGACCACGCAGCCGTGCAGCACGCACATGTGGCCGACGGTCGCACCGGGGCCGACCTCGGTCGCCTCGAAGCCGCCGTGCAGCACCGAGTTGTCCTGTACGTTGGCGCCGGCTCTGATCACGATCGGACCGAAGTCGGCGCGCAGCACCGCGCCGTACCAGACCGAGGCGTTGGCTTCCACGGTCACGTCGCCGACCAGGGTGGCGGTCGGTGCGATCCAGGCGTCGGCGTGCACCCTCGGCTCGGCGCCTTCGAACGAGTAGAGCGGCATGTCACGGCACTCTAGATCGTCCGTTTACGGTCAGCAGTGCGAGCCGGTCACCGGGGTGAGAGCCACGTCGTCCAGTTGCAGCCAGGTGTCGCCGTTGGCCCACAGGCCGCCGTAGACCTGCAGCTGTGTCTGGCTGCCGGAGTTGACCGTCACCGACAGCTGCGTATATCCCGGCAGGTTGCCAAACTTCTTCTCGCTGACGACCGTGCCGCCGGTCGTACGCGCGCCGAAATAGCCGTCGGTGTTGTTGGCGGACGTGCGTATCCAGCCGGTCAGTTTGTACGTCGTGTTCGGCTTCACCGAGACCGTCTGCTCCAGGTTGTTCCAGCCGGAGCTGCTGCGGACGAAGCCGTTGTTGGCGCCGGAATGCGACAGTCCGGCGCCGCGGTCGACGCCGCCGCCCTTCCACGGAATGGCCGTCGTGTTGCTGGTCTGGCCTTCGAAACCCGGATCGGTGAGCAGGTTGGCCGGCGACTTGTCCGTGCTGAGCTTGGTGTGCATCAGGAAGACGTTGTACGGATTCCATTGCGACATCGTGAAATACAGGTCGGGGCCGGACGACCACGGATGCATGAAGCCGCCGTAGAGCGCCGGATAGTCCGACGATTTCACGATCGTACGCGCGCCGCTCCATGGACCGGTCGGTTCCGGAGCCTCGCGCAGGATGATCAGGCCGCGCGAGTCGATCAGGTACATCATCAGCCAGCTGTGGGTAAACGTGTTGTACTGCACCGAAAGCTCGCCGGCCGGTCCGGTGACGATCGGTGCGGCCTGTGTGTCCGAGCCGGTTTTCCAGGCGGTGCCGGTCCAGTACTGGTAGGCGGCCGGTGTCAGCACGCTGTTTTCCGGCACCCGCGCCAGATGGACGTCGCCGAGCCGGCCGCTCGGCGTGCCGAACATGTAGACGTAGCCGTCCTTGTGGACGTACGCGTTCATCTGGAAGGGGTCGGTGAAGTTGGCGTTGTTCGGCCAACGCGCGGTGGTCGGCTGAGTCCAGGTCTGGCCGTTGTCGTCGGAGTAGGCGACGCCGGCGTAATTGGTGTCCCAGCTGCCGGCCTGGCCCCAGTGGCGTACCGACATGTAGGAGATGTACGCGCGGTTTCCGACGCTGACGCCGGCGGTCGGGATGGTGGTGACCTCGCCGCCGGCGTCGTTGCCGTCCTTGCGGCAGGGGAGAAGTTGCTTGGCGTGTCCCGGACGGTCGGTGACCATGTCGGTGAACGTCATGCCGTCGGCGAGGTCGTGGTCGTTGCTGCGGGCCAGTGCGTTGCAGCGCCAGTCGAGCGTGGCCGGATCGCCGACACCCGCGCCGGGACCGGTCCAGCCGGGGCCGTAGCTGTCGCCGAAGGCGGTCAGCACCTGGCCGCGGTTGTTGTCCCAGACGATGCCGAGGTCGGTCGCCTTGAACTCATAGCGCGTGTCGGTCTGGTTGATCGAGCCGGGACCGGTGAGTTTCGCGACGAGAGTGGCCAAAGACGGATCGGTGGCGGCCTGCGCCGGTGCCGCCAGCGTGACGGTGAGTACGCCGGCGGCGGCCGCCGCGAGAATTCTCCGCATCTGCACCCCATACCTGCCGGAAAACGATTTCCGCCACCGTAGGTGAGGTTTTGGCCGCTGTCAACGAAGGTTTTACAGATCGGCCACAACGGGAATGACGCGCTCGCCGATCCGCTCGACGATGTCGGTGCGGTGTGCCGGCGTGGTCGCCAGGTGGACGGCGTCGATGCCCAGCTTTGCGAATTCCGCAAATGTTTCGGTGAGTTTGTCGAGAGCGGCGTCGTCCGGGTCGTCCGGCACTTGGAAGGCCGTCGTCTTCTGGATCTCGTCGTAGTCACGGCCGACCGCGTCGCAGTGACCGCGCAGCACGTCGAGCTTTCGCGCGAGGTCCGGTCCGGGGAAGATGTTGCAGGCGTCGCCGTACTGCGCGACCAACCGCAGTGTCTTTTTCTCACCAGAGCCGCCGATCAGGATTGGCGGATGCGGTTTTTGCAGCACTTGCGGCGAATTCATCGGCCGCTCGAGCTGGAAGTGCCCTCCGGCGTACGGTTTCTCGTCTCCGCGCCACATCTGCAGTGCGATCTGCAGGGTTTCCTCCAGTTGCTCGAACCGTTCCTTGGTGGTGGGAAACGGCACGCCCAGGCCGCGGCTCTCCTCCTCGTTCCAGCCGGCGCCAATGCCAAGCACCGCCCGGCCGCCGGACAGCACGTCCAGTGTCGTCACGATTTTCACCAGCAGGCCAGGATGGCGATAGTGCACGCCGGTGACCAGGGTGCCAAGCTTGACGCGGTCGGTGACGCCGGCCAGATAGCCGAGGGTGGTGTATCCCTCCAGCATGTCGTTCTCGGCCGGGCCGTTGTAGCGGATCTGGAAGAAGTGGTCCATCACCCACAACGTGTCGAACCCGCCTCGGTCAGCCGCCTTCGCGACCGCCGCCAACTCGTCGCCAAGCTTGGCCGGGCCGGACGGCCAGGTGAAATCCGCGACGGACAGGCCAATCTTCATCATGCTCCTTCGTGACCATAATAGTTATGCCGTACCACTATTATTACGACGGAGTGCCGGGGAAGTCCAGTGCGGGTTTTGTCGTAAACTCTGGTCGTGGAAGCCGACTCCGAGATCGTGGCCCTGGCCACCGCGCTGACCGCGCGCGTCTGGGACCATTATTCGCGCGTGACCGCCAGCCTCGGCCTGTCCGGTCCGGAGTCCAAGGCGCTGAGCGCTCTGGTGCCAGGCAAACAAGTCCCCATGCGCGTCGTCGCCGACCGCATGCACGCCAACCCCTCCAACGTGTCCGTCGTCATCTCACGCTTGGAGAGCCGCGGATTGATCGTCCGCCAGGGTGGTGACGACCGGCGGGTCAAGGGAGTGCAGTTGACGCCGGCAGGGGAGGAGCTGAAAGAGAAGCTGAATGCCGCGTACGCGGAGGGGCATCCGGCGCTTCGGGGGCTTTCCGACAATCAGAAGGTGCTGTTTTTGAAGGTGTTGCGGAGATTGGCTCAGGATTAGTTGGTGGGGGTAGCGGTTTGGCGGGGATGTGGGTTCTGGTGCTGCGTTTGGGGTGGTGCGTTTTCCTGGTTGTCGCGTTTGGGGGTGGTGGCGCCTGCGCGGCGGGCGCTCCTGCGCGGAGGGCGACCTCAAGGGGAGGGGTTTCGCTGTTGGTCCGGTTGGGTGCGGCGGGTGCGGTTTCGTACGTGGTGTGGACGGGGAGTGTGGCTGGGTCGCCGGAGGTGCGGTGGCGTCCCGGTGGGTGGCGAGAAGGTCCACTATGTGGGATGCGCAGACGTGTGGAGCGCTAAATGTCCGGCTTGAGAGGTTCGTGGATGGTGTGAATGTCGAGTTACTAGCGTTGGACGCAAGTAACAAGGCTTTCACGGCTGCGCGACTGCCGGAGGCTGTGACGGGTGTGACTGCTGAGGCTGATAATGCTGCTGTGATCGCTCGGCTGCAACAGATGTCCGTTTTGATGTCTTGTTAAACAAGTATTACGCAGTCAGTCGCCCCAGCACGATCGTTTGGCGTCCACGCCGACGGGTTGCTTCCCACACGTGACCGAGCAAGCCCAGAAAACCCAGCCCCGCACGCAACCGCCACCCGCACCCCCAATGCACACCGATTGGCGTTCCCGCGCCCCCTCCCTTGAGGTCGCCCTCCGCGCAGGAGCGCCCGCCGCGCAGGCGAAAAACCCAACCACCCACCCAACGCAACAACCAGAAAACGCAACCACCTCCCCACCGCAACAAGCAGAGACGCAACCACCTCCTCACCGCAACAAACGGGAAGATGCAACCACCTCCTCAACGCAACAAACGGGCGAACCACCACCTCCCTGACGCACCAAACTGGCCACCCTCAACGCACCAAGCGGGAACCGCCACCTCCCTGACGCACCAAATGGGCCACCCTCAACGCACCAAACGGACGAACCCGCCACCTCCCCAAACGCGCCAAGCGGACGGACCTGTTTCATCTCCTCAACCACCACACCTTCACCACCCACCGCAACCGACCCGTACGCCCCGCCCATCACCGACAAACTCGCTGGTCAGACAACAGGCGGGGCCGGCGTTGACGTTCTGTCGTACCCGGGGTTTACTGTAATCAGGTGTTCGAACGAGTGTTCGAAGAGTGGATCGCCGGAGCACGGCCGTGGGGAAGCGGCGGTGGTCCGGAGGTCGTGACCGCTGTGCCTTCCTCCGCAGCTGACCGGGACGGACGCGTCCGCTTGGGCGGGTCCGTGCGTTTGCCGTGCCGATGTGAGGAGGGGAGGACGGTGTCTCACACCGTTACTGCCATGCGCCATGAGCCGACTGAGTCCCAGGACACCCCGGAGCAGTTCGAATACCGGGGCCAACTGTACGTGGTCAGTGAGGTGCTGGAGCACGAGCAGTCCACCGGCGACCTCGGCCACATCGAGAGCTGGCGGGCCCGCGCGATCCCGATCCAGCTGTCCGCGGCGCGCGTGTTCCGGCTGCAGTTCAACTGGTGGGACGGCAGCTGGTCGATCGATCCGGAGGAGGAACGGTGAGCACCAACCGGTCCAACGGCATGCGGCCGCACCGCGAGCCGGCGCTGATCGCCAGCAGCCTGCTTCCGCAGCGGTCTCCGGAGGCCCTGCTGGCGTTGGCCAGGCGCGGCCTGGTGGAGGCGGCGGAGACGACCGCGCCGGGGTTGCGTTATGCAACCGCACATTTGGCGGCGCTGCGTGCGGCGGCCGCGGT
The nucleotide sequence above comes from Fodinicola acaciae. Encoded proteins:
- a CDS encoding DUF4185 domain-containing protein, whose protein sequence is MRRILAAAAAGVLTVTLAAPAQAATDPSLATLVAKLTGPGSINQTDTRYEFKATDLGIVWDNNRGQVLTAFGDSYGPGWTGPGAGVGDPATLDWRCNALARSNDHDLADGMTFTDMVTDRPGHAKQLLPCRKDGNDAGGEVTTIPTAGVSVGNRAYISYMSVRHWGQAGSWDTNYAGVAYSDDNGQTWTQPTTARWPNNANFTDPFQMNAYVHKDGYVYMFGTPSGRLGDVHLARVPENSVLTPAAYQYWTGTAWKTGSDTQAAPIVTGPAGELSVQYNTFTHSWLMMYLIDSRGLIILREAPEPTGPWSGARTIVKSSDYPALYGGFMHPWSSGPDLYFTMSQWNPYNVFLMHTKLSTDKSPANLLTDPGFEGQTSNTTAIPWKGGGVDRGAGLSHSGANNGFVRSSSGWNNLEQTVSVKPNTTYKLTGWIRTSANNTDGYFGARTTGGTVVSEKKFGNLPGYTQLSVTVNSGSQTQLQVYGGLWANGDTWLQLDDVALTPVTGSHC
- a CDS encoding LLM class F420-dependent oxidoreductase, translated to MKIGLSVADFTWPSGPAKLGDELAAVAKAADRGGFDTLWVMDHFFQIRYNGPAENDMLEGYTTLGYLAGVTDRVKLGTLVTGVHYRHPGLLVKIVTTLDVLSGGRAVLGIGAGWNEEESRGLGVPFPTTKERFEQLEETLQIALQMWRGDEKPYAGGHFQLERPMNSPQVLQKPHPPILIGGSGEKKTLRLVAQYGDACNIFPGPDLARKLDVLRGHCDAVGRDYDEIQKTTAFQVPDDPDDAALDKLTETFAEFAKLGIDAVHLATTPAHRTDIVERIGERVIPVVADL
- a CDS encoding MarR family winged helix-turn-helix transcriptional regulator — encoded protein: MEADSEIVALATALTARVWDHYSRVTASLGLSGPESKALSALVPGKQVPMRVVADRMHANPSNVSVVISRLESRGLIVRQGGDDRRVKGVQLTPAGEELKEKLNAAYAEGHPALRGLSDNQKVLFLKVLRRLAQD
- a CDS encoding DUF6504 family protein yields the protein MRHEPTESQDTPEQFEYRGQLYVVSEVLEHEQSTGDLGHIESWRARAIPIQLSAARVFRLQFNWWDGSWSIDPEEER